A stretch of the Bacteroidota bacterium genome encodes the following:
- a CDS encoding T9SS type A sorting domain-containing protein codes for MTPSGKVVTFGCDVYNDITLSTTPTISPSDAITFAQTGLGDLIVSTSIKSDLFILPIPEYKKNIYKLVYEVTVETKDAAGVPAKYLTLVDAENGTVLSRTNKVLHYDPKHTPTPAPTPAAATDITITGTVYPTNPYDPSATHPLRNLKIVEGATTYNTDAVGYIGLPSVTPTTVTFSLEGLWSKVETSGVTPTFTATANPGTNTYSFNTDANIRELSAYYHVNIVHDYMKTKFPAFTDMDSPLPTNVDETGTCNAFYNGVSINFYAAGGGCNSLAQVGDVVYHEYGHGINDKFYQSQGASFDNGAMGEGYADIWALGITQSPILGIGFDDTDPTVVVRRYDINKKVYPQDLVGEVHADGEIIAGAWWDTNLNFGDLQQMMDLYKETFFATVTGPDGTEGQVYVDILIEALTTDDLPINGGDNDITNGTPRDNDIIDAFDLHGITLLSNAVITHTPVLASTASIGIPINATVSVTYPWALASVELYYKINRLGAWTNMPMTNTSGISYTATIPAQPNGTVIGYYLGLMGTAGSLSLVEPIAADEANPNIPYFILNGVSLMAEEDFDINFGAWSQGVASDNATTGMWVVDVPVASYGTPGTPSTIVQPGVQTTSGGSMCAVTGNAPSITSGIGTNDVDAGVTTLESPIYNLSTYTNPILTYNRWWSNNSGANPGQDYWQAQITNDGGATWVDVEQTKVSDKSWRRFAFRITDYVSLSSTVQMRFMCSDSLIVGAELNGGSLVEGALDDYYLYEASGVGVDENAVVTAVSVFPNPASNVINVSYELMNAEDVSIVITNAIGQVIYTQAVKENNLGRHTLKIDTDLFAAGIYQLNIKTGKKDHVQKVAVMK; via the coding sequence ATGACGCCTTCCGGTAAGGTGGTTACTTTTGGTTGTGATGTGTATAACGACATCACACTTTCAACCACACCAACCATTTCTCCAAGTGATGCAATTACATTTGCACAAACCGGATTGGGTGATTTGATTGTAAGCACTTCTATTAAAAGTGACTTGTTTATTTTACCGATTCCTGAATACAAAAAGAACATTTATAAGTTGGTATATGAAGTAACTGTTGAAACAAAAGATGCAGCAGGCGTTCCTGCAAAATACCTTACGTTGGTAGATGCTGAAAACGGAACCGTACTTTCTCGTACCAACAAAGTATTGCATTACGATCCAAAACATACACCGACTCCAGCACCAACTCCGGCTGCGGCAACCGACATTACCATTACCGGAACGGTGTATCCAACAAATCCATACGATCCAAGTGCGACACATCCATTGCGCAATTTAAAAATTGTGGAAGGTGCAACAACCTATAATACCGATGCGGTTGGATATATTGGTTTACCAAGTGTAACGCCTACAACTGTTACGTTTTCGTTGGAAGGCCTTTGGTCGAAAGTTGAAACAAGTGGTGTTACACCCACATTTACTGCAACTGCAAATCCTGGAACAAACACGTATTCCTTTAATACGGATGCGAACATCCGCGAATTATCTGCTTATTACCACGTGAACATTGTTCACGATTATATGAAAACAAAGTTTCCTGCATTTACCGATATGGACAGTCCATTGCCTACCAATGTGGATGAAACCGGAACATGTAACGCTTTTTACAATGGTGTATCCATTAATTTTTATGCTGCCGGTGGCGGATGTAATTCATTGGCGCAAGTAGGCGATGTGGTTTATCACGAATACGGTCATGGTATCAATGATAAATTTTATCAGTCGCAAGGCGCATCGTTCGACAATGGAGCAATGGGTGAAGGGTATGCCGATATTTGGGCATTGGGAATTACTCAAAGTCCGATTTTAGGAATTGGTTTTGATGATACGGATCCAACAGTAGTAGTAAGACGTTACGACATCAACAAAAAAGTATATCCTCAGGATTTAGTTGGTGAAGTACATGCTGATGGTGAAATCATTGCCGGAGCATGGTGGGATACCAATTTAAATTTTGGTGATTTACAACAAATGATGGATTTGTACAAAGAAACATTTTTTGCGACTGTAACCGGTCCGGATGGAACAGAAGGACAAGTTTATGTTGATATTTTAATTGAAGCATTGACCACCGATGATTTACCAATCAATGGTGGTGATAACGATATTACCAATGGAACACCAAGAGACAACGACATTATTGATGCATTTGATTTGCATGGAATTACTTTGTTGTCGAATGCAGTCATCACCCATACACCGGTGTTGGCATCTACTGCATCTATTGGTATTCCAATCAATGCAACAGTAAGTGTTACGTATCCTTGGGCATTGGCTTCCGTAGAATTGTATTATAAAATAAACCGTTTGGGTGCATGGACGAATATGCCAATGACCAATACCAGCGGTATCAGTTACACGGCAACCATTCCGGCACAACCGAATGGAACGGTGATTGGTTATTATTTAGGATTGATGGGAACTGCAGGTTCATTAAGTTTAGTTGAACCGATTGCAGCGGATGAAGCGAATCCGAACATTCCTTATTTTATTTTGAATGGAGTATCGTTGATGGCCGAAGAAGATTTCGATATCAATTTTGGAGCATGGAGTCAGGGTGTTGCATCCGACAATGCAACCACAGGAATGTGGGTGGTAGATGTGCCGGTAGCGTCTTATGGAACTCCGGGAACACCTTCTACAATTGTACAACCGGGTGTGCAAACCACTTCAGGTGGAAGCATGTGTGCGGTAACCGGAAATGCTCCGAGCATTACTTCGGGCATTGGAACCAACGATGTGGATGCAGGAGTAACCACGTTGGAATCACCGATTTATAATTTGAGTACATATACCAATCCAATATTGACGTATAACCGTTGGTGGAGCAATAATTCGGGAGCGAATCCCGGACAAGATTATTGGCAAGCACAAATCACCAACGATGGTGGCGCAACGTGGGTGGATGTAGAACAAACAAAAGTATCAGACAAGAGCTGGAGACGATTTGCATTCAGAATTACGGATTATGTTTCGTTGAGTTCAACAGTGCAAATGCGTTTTATGTGTTCGGATAGTTTAATTGTCGGAGCCGAATTGAATGGTGGTAGTTTAGTAGAAGGCGCATTGGATGATTATTATTTGTATGAAGCATCAGGAGTAGGAGTGGATGAAAATGCAGTAGTAACTGCTGTAAGTGTATTCCCGAACCCAGCAAGCAATGTAATCAATGTATCGTATGAATTGATGAATGCGGAAGATGTAAGCATTGTGATTACGAATGCAATCGGACAAGTGATTTATACGCAAGCAGTGAAGGAAAACAATTTAGGTCGTCATACACTTAAAATTGACACCGATTTGTTTGCTGCTGGTATCTATCAATTGAACATCAAAACCGGCAAAAAAGATCATGTACAGAAAGTAGCAGTGATGAAATAA
- a CDS encoding MBL fold metallo-hydrolase has protein sequence MQITFLGTGTSQGVPIIACPCDVCASTDSHDKRLRTSMLIETNGKTFVIDTGPDFRQQMLRENVKQMDAIIFTHEHKDHTAGFDDIRAFNFVNKKKMEVYASARVQEAIRREYAYIFSDFKYPGIPEINLHLIENKKFTIEGVDVLPIEVMHYKLEVFGFRIGDFSDITDANYISDIEKEKLKNSKVLVLNALRREPHISHFTLEQAIELVKELQPEKAYFTHISHQLGLHADVQKELPENIELAFDGLKITV, from the coding sequence GTGCAAATTACTTTTTTAGGAACAGGAACTTCTCAAGGTGTACCCATCATTGCTTGTCCATGTGACGTTTGCGCTTCCACCGATTCGCACGATAAACGATTGCGTACTTCGATGTTGATTGAGACCAATGGAAAAACATTTGTGATTGATACCGGCCCGGATTTCCGTCAACAGATGTTGCGTGAAAACGTAAAACAAATGGACGCGATTATTTTTACGCATGAACACAAAGATCATACAGCCGGCTTTGATGACATTCGTGCTTTTAATTTTGTCAACAAGAAGAAAATGGAAGTTTATGCTTCCGCACGTGTGCAGGAAGCCATCCGCAGAGAATACGCTTATATCTTCAGCGACTTTAAATATCCGGGAATACCAGAAATAAATTTACACTTAATAGAAAATAAAAAATTCACCATCGAAGGAGTAGATGTACTGCCAATCGAAGTGATGCATTATAAATTGGAAGTGTTCGGTTTTCGTATTGGCGACTTTTCTGACATCACCGATGCGAATTATATTTCGGATATTGAAAAAGAAAAGTTAAAAAATTCAAAAGTGTTGGTGTTGAATGCACTGCGCAGAGAACCGCACATCTCACACTTTACACTCGAACAAGCCATTGAATTGGTAAAAGAGTTACAACCCGAAAAAGCGTATTTCACGCATATCAGTCATCAATTAGGATTGCATGCAGACGTGCAAAAAGAACTTCCTGAAAACATCGAGCTTGCGTTTGACGGATTAAAAATTACAGTTTAA
- a CDS encoding ATP-binding protein produces the protein MGFWSFISETGIRPEYDDKLVKRIRLTNQFGFVALIVFVLSGVNNFILGDTFSAILIEILAIPSLSVFFFNKYGIHKFPTSLVLLTTTIAIFYFDSYSGLASGTFLYHFPMILAIAFVFDYHEEKALMLFHFFLPLTLLLVNVATKYSLFSSQYLTAEDKELMFMFNLIFSCSSIGFFMYLTVSNNIKESGIFQQRIDERRASEQAIQAALNEKEILLAEIHHRVKNNLAVIASLFNLQIHSIENEEAKSILTDSRNRVKSMALIHDSLYNSEKLSEIDFAKYTTELIAEIHSSYPSLANNIKLTTSISDVTLNVNSAIPCGLILNELLTNCYKHAFKGRTQGNIEVFLSKNEEQLINLKVKDDGVGLKADYDKNDSLGMVVINSLCDQLDGNCKYSVDNGTTFTMEFKQKITA, from the coding sequence ATGGGATTTTGGAGTTTTATTTCGGAAACGGGCATTCGCCCCGAGTATGATGATAAGCTGGTGAAGCGAATACGATTAACGAATCAGTTTGGTTTTGTTGCACTCATTGTATTTGTTTTAAGTGGTGTCAACAATTTTATTCTTGGCGATACCTTTTCTGCTATCCTTATTGAAATATTGGCCATTCCGAGTTTGTCGGTTTTTTTCTTTAACAAATATGGCATTCATAAATTCCCCACGTCACTCGTATTATTAACCACCACCATTGCCATTTTTTATTTCGATTCGTATTCGGGTTTGGCTTCCGGGACCTTCCTCTACCATTTCCCAATGATCTTGGCCATCGCATTTGTTTTTGATTATCACGAAGAAAAAGCCTTGATGCTGTTTCACTTTTTTCTTCCACTCACCTTATTATTGGTAAACGTTGCCACCAAGTATTCGTTGTTTAGTAGTCAATATCTGACTGCCGAAGACAAAGAGTTAATGTTTATGTTCAATTTAATTTTCAGTTGCTCTTCCATTGGTTTTTTTATGTACCTCACGGTTTCCAACAACATCAAGGAAAGTGGAATATTTCAACAACGTATTGATGAGCGCAGAGCTTCCGAACAAGCCATTCAAGCAGCCCTAAATGAAAAGGAAATTCTATTGGCGGAAATTCATCACCGAGTAAAAAACAACTTGGCCGTGATTGCGAGCCTTTTCAATTTACAAATTCACTCGATTGAAAACGAAGAAGCAAAATCGATTTTAACCGACAGCCGAAATCGTGTTAAATCCATGGCCCTGATCCATGATAGTTTATACAACAGTGAAAAATTATCTGAAATTGATTTTGCGAAATACACCACAGAACTAATTGCGGAGATTCATTCTTCTTATCCTTCGTTGGCCAACAACATTAAATTAACCACTTCCATTTCGGATGTGACATTGAATGTAAACAGTGCAATTCCATGCGGACTGATTCTCAATGAATTGTTAACCAATTGTTACAAGCATGCATTCAAAGGACGCACACAAGGAAACATTGAGGTCTTTCTTTCGAAAAACGAAGAGCAGTTGATTAATTTAAAAGTAAAAGATGATGGTGTAGGATTAAAAGCAGATTATGATAAAAACGATTCGTTGGGCATGGTAGTGATTAATTCCTTGTGTGATCAGTTGGATGGAAATTGTAAATACAGTGTCGACAATGGAACAACGTTTACAATGGAATTCAAACAAAAAATTACGGCATAA
- a CDS encoding tetratricopeptide repeat protein codes for MNRLIFAISFLFLTNFCFGEKSKVDSLNHALSLEQDDFKKVDILAQLSEQCELIDNLKYASSSLSLIHKLKKTTKDTSLYNHLLAQEAGAYSFIGAYYGENNYYDNNKFYNSEKSVAYYTKSLQIYQQLKLWNKINDAYGFIDNLHVRTGNSYLQLLTYKSAIEFGKSNNNKIFVARYIYRLATFYARLGDFAKAMQYAEEGVALEKQINDPKRLAKGYELAGDLFARIKQEQKAIEFYHKSLEEYRKNNDSSQNVYVYFGLGTTYAKINNYDEANRYLKQALSLVDSSRGKNAFYLEVIVEIGRLEYQFGNYTAAFHYHQKALADCENSGFPGGIAVSSHELAKDLFRLKKFADAKKYAEKALAVKKSIASVEQIMGTEKLCYKIDSALGNHQSALLHYIEFTKLQNKLNLDEVQKSSIKDDLNKKFEQEKEKEQILLQRKEAEVAQEFKQQKLIRNSLLIGVVLLLLLAAIILRNYFIKKKHSTELVIKNNEILEQKHLIEEKQNEILDSIAYAKRLQHAILPPQEFVSAHLTNNFIFYRPKDIVAGDFYWAEKMNDLFFIAAADSTGHGVPGALVSIVCSNALNRAMKEFNLKETGKILDKTRELVVETFEKSASDVKDGMDISLLCIDLKNKTICWSGANNPLWYIQNNALISIKADKQPIGKTDAPKPFTTHVIELKEATTFYLFTDGLADQFGGPKGKKFKYKKFEELLLSIHEKPMQEQLAIIDLELNNWKGNLEQVDDICVIGIKM; via the coding sequence ATGAATAGATTAATTTTTGCAATCTCATTTCTTTTCCTAACAAACTTCTGCTTTGGCGAAAAATCAAAAGTTGATTCTCTCAATCATGCTCTGAGTCTGGAGCAGGACGACTTTAAAAAAGTGGATATCCTTGCTCAATTATCCGAACAATGTGAGCTGATTGATAATCTTAAGTATGCCTCTAGTAGTTTGAGTCTTATTCATAAACTAAAAAAAACGACTAAAGACACAAGCCTTTACAACCATCTTTTAGCGCAAGAAGCGGGTGCTTACAGCTTTATTGGAGCATATTATGGAGAAAATAATTATTATGATAATAATAAATTTTATAACTCCGAAAAATCCGTAGCGTATTATACAAAATCATTACAAATCTATCAACAACTCAAATTGTGGAATAAAATTAATGATGCTTATGGCTTCATTGATAACCTGCACGTGCGCACAGGAAATAGTTATTTGCAATTGCTCACCTATAAAAGTGCTATTGAATTTGGAAAATCGAATAACAATAAAATTTTTGTAGCAAGGTATATCTATCGGTTAGCTACGTTTTATGCTCGCTTGGGTGATTTTGCAAAAGCAATGCAATATGCCGAAGAAGGAGTCGCCTTGGAAAAACAAATTAATGACCCCAAAAGACTTGCAAAAGGGTATGAACTTGCTGGTGATTTATTCGCAAGAATTAAACAGGAGCAAAAGGCAATTGAATTTTATCATAAATCATTGGAGGAGTATCGTAAAAATAATGATAGCTCACAAAATGTATATGTATATTTTGGCTTAGGAACAACCTATGCAAAAATCAATAATTATGATGAAGCTAACCGATATTTAAAACAAGCATTGTCGCTTGTGGATAGTTCCAGAGGCAAGAATGCTTTTTATTTAGAAGTTATTGTTGAGATAGGAAGACTCGAGTATCAATTTGGTAATTATACTGCCGCCTTTCACTACCATCAAAAGGCACTCGCTGATTGTGAAAATAGTGGTTTCCCCGGAGGAATTGCGGTTTCTAGTCATGAACTGGCAAAAGATTTGTTCCGACTGAAAAAATTCGCTGATGCCAAAAAATATGCTGAAAAAGCATTGGCCGTGAAAAAAAGTATTGCCAGCGTTGAACAAATTATGGGTACCGAAAAATTATGTTATAAAATTGATTCGGCTCTTGGCAATCATCAGAGCGCATTGCTGCATTACATTGAGTTTACTAAGCTTCAAAATAAATTAAATCTTGATGAAGTTCAAAAATCTTCTATAAAAGATGACCTAAACAAGAAGTTTGAACAAGAAAAGGAAAAGGAGCAAATTCTGCTGCAGCGCAAGGAAGCGGAAGTGGCGCAGGAGTTTAAACAGCAGAAATTAATCCGAAATAGTTTATTAATTGGTGTGGTGCTATTACTTCTGTTGGCAGCAATTATTCTTCGGAATTATTTTATTAAGAAAAAACACAGCACGGAGCTTGTCATTAAAAACAACGAGATACTGGAACAAAAACATTTGATTGAAGAAAAACAAAATGAAATTTTGGATAGCATTGCCTATGCCAAACGCTTGCAACATGCTATTTTACCACCACAAGAATTTGTAAGTGCTCATTTAACGAATAATTTTATTTTTTATCGACCGAAAGACATTGTAGCCGGTGACTTTTATTGGGCGGAAAAAATGAATGATTTGTTTTTTATTGCGGCAGCGGATAGCACCGGACATGGTGTTCCCGGTGCATTGGTTTCCATTGTCTGCTCCAACGCTTTAAACAGAGCGATGAAAGAATTTAACTTGAAAGAAACCGGAAAAATTCTTGATAAAACACGGGAATTGGTTGTTGAAACGTTCGAAAAAAGTGCCAGCGATGTAAAAGATGGAATGGATATTTCTCTCCTTTGTATCGATTTAAAAAACAAAACCATTTGTTGGAGTGGTGCCAATAACCCCTTGTGGTACATTCAAAACAATGCACTTATTTCAATAAAAGCCGATAAGCAGCCGATTGGAAAAACAGATGCTCCAAAACCTTTTACAACGCATGTGATTGAATTGAAGGAAGCAACCACCTTTTATCTTTTCACTGACGGTCTTGCTGACCAGTTTGGTGGTCCGAAAGGAAAAAAATTCAAATACAAAAAATTCGAAGAATTGCTCTTGTCGATTCATGAAAAGCCAATGCAAGAACAGCTGGCAATCATTGATTTGGAATTGAACAACTGGAAAGGGAACCTGGAGCAGGTGGATGATATTTGTGTAATTGGTATAAAAATGTAA
- a CDS encoding T9SS type A sorting domain-containing protein: MNIYKKTIVSVLGLSIAVICISDFTSNAHSNGFGAPAARTGSPGDGANCTGCHSGTATTTAGLITSDVPLTGYIPGDTYTITATISVGGINKYGFEVSPQSTTGVKKGTMVVIDGVQTKLVGIGGKYITHNAGGTSGTGTKTWTFEWIAPAAGSGDAIFYGAFLAANGNGTTTGDQVFLSSLLVQENLSAGIFDVAAKADVWSVYPNPATEKLTIETLDATATLEQLTIYDITGKRIKTIRYETFSQTQILDIADLSSGMYVLEITSDKNTITKKFVKN; the protein is encoded by the coding sequence ATGAACATTTATAAAAAAACAATTGTATCGGTATTGGGATTATCCATTGCAGTCATCTGTATCAGTGATTTTACATCCAATGCGCATAGCAATGGCTTTGGTGCTCCGGCAGCAAGAACCGGTTCACCCGGAGATGGTGCGAATTGTACCGGTTGTCATTCCGGAACAGCTACCACAACAGCCGGATTAATTACCAGCGATGTGCCGTTAACAGGTTATATTCCTGGAGATACCTATACAATAACAGCCACCATTTCGGTTGGCGGGATTAACAAATATGGTTTTGAAGTTTCACCACAAAGTACAACAGGCGTAAAAAAAGGAACCATGGTGGTAATCGATGGTGTTCAAACAAAGTTGGTGGGGATAGGCGGAAAATACATCACCCACAATGCCGGAGGAACATCCGGAACAGGAACCAAAACATGGACATTCGAATGGATTGCACCGGCAGCAGGGAGTGGAGATGCTATTTTTTATGGCGCATTTTTAGCGGCCAATGGCAATGGAACCACAACAGGAGATCAAGTGTTTTTATCCAGCCTGTTGGTACAAGAAAATCTTTCCGCAGGAATTTTTGATGTCGCTGCAAAAGCAGATGTATGGAGTGTTTATCCAAATCCGGCAACAGAAAAATTGACGATTGAAACGTTGGATGCAACAGCAACATTGGAGCAACTAACGATTTACGACATTACAGGCAAACGCATTAAAACCATTCGCTATGAAACCTTTTCGCAAACTCAGATCCTGGATATCGCTGATTTGTCAAGCGGTATGTATGTATTAGAAATTACTTCCGATAAAAATACGATTACGAAAAAATTTGTAAAGAACTAA
- a CDS encoding tetratricopeptide repeat protein produces the protein MKKCFPLFLLLLLSNYTIAQTTGNTAQQDTIIEKYLKKGAYNYHYTQQGWDDHINLALKQDSTFAMLWQLKALPYWKTKKYDLAVECYNKAVRYDRANYLGRRGYLKCIFQKDYRSAISDMEAAVKEFGYGFQNDHSYSFYLALCHLQLNEFETAERILQKDFDKATEEHGEDWIHFLDVFYMGIIQYELRNYDKAITYFDKTISTYNNFSDAKYYKGLCLLQKGDKTNAEILMREAKTNFEQGYTINEDDAMYESYPYKVNWYMAKWTIPNYKE, from the coding sequence ATGAAAAAATGCTTCCCGCTCTTTCTTCTTCTTCTTTTAAGTAATTACACCATTGCACAAACCACCGGCAATACCGCTCAACAAGATACCATCATTGAGAAGTACTTAAAAAAAGGCGCCTACAACTATCATTATACACAACAAGGTTGGGACGACCATATTAACCTGGCGCTGAAACAAGATTCAACCTTCGCCATGCTTTGGCAACTGAAAGCATTGCCTTATTGGAAAACAAAAAAATACGATCTAGCGGTGGAGTGTTATAACAAAGCTGTACGGTATGATAGAGCCAATTATCTTGGACGAAGAGGTTATTTAAAATGCATTTTTCAAAAAGATTATCGAAGTGCCATTTCGGATATGGAAGCAGCGGTTAAGGAATTTGGATATGGATTTCAAAATGATCATTCGTATTCCTTTTACCTCGCACTCTGTCATTTGCAGTTAAATGAATTTGAAACCGCTGAACGGATCCTACAAAAAGACTTTGATAAAGCAACGGAAGAACATGGTGAAGATTGGATTCATTTTTTGGATGTATTCTATATGGGAATTATTCAGTATGAGTTAAGGAATTACGACAAAGCAATAACCTATTTTGACAAAACAATCAGCACGTACAATAATTTTTCGGATGCAAAATATTACAAAGGATTATGCCTGCTGCAAAAAGGTGATAAAACAAATGCCGAAATCCTGATGCGGGAAGCCAAAACAAATTTCGAACAAGGATATACAATCAATGAAGATGATGCGATGTATGAATCCTATCCCTACAAAGTAAATTGGTATATGGCTAAATGGACCATCCCCAATTATAAAGAATAA
- a CDS encoding GNAT family N-acetyltransferase, with product MKDSVKNKILETKNLKLVACDIELLTSAIEGNEILAKKLNVSVQENWTEFGVGALQYSRNKLSENKEEKNWWTYFPIHKQDNTLIGSGGYNGQPTADGIVEIGYEIAPAYRNRGLATEMTNGLIENALRDERVTSIIAHTLGQPSPSTKVLQKCGFEKVDELNDPDEGLIWKWELKRH from the coding sequence ATGAAAGATTCAGTCAAAAATAAAATACTAGAAACAAAAAATTTAAAGCTGGTTGCTTGCGACATTGAACTATTGACGTCCGCAATAGAAGGGAATGAAATTCTAGCAAAAAAATTGAATGTGAGTGTTCAAGAAAATTGGACAGAATTTGGAGTAGGTGCATTGCAGTATTCACGTAATAAATTATCAGAAAATAAAGAAGAAAAAAATTGGTGGACTTACTTTCCAATTCATAAGCAAGACAATACACTTATTGGAAGTGGCGGTTATAATGGTCAGCCGACAGCTGACGGGATTGTGGAAATTGGATATGAAATAGCACCCGCGTATCGAAATCGCGGACTTGCCACTGAAATGACAAATGGATTAATTGAGAACGCATTGAGAGACGAACGTGTAACATCCATTATTGCACATACACTCGGACAGCCCTCTCCTTCAACAAAAGTTTTACAAAAATGCGGCTTTGAAAAGGTTGATGAACTAAATGACCCTGATGAGGGACTGATATGGAAGTGGGAACTAAAAAGACATTAA
- a CDS encoding helix-turn-helix domain-containing protein, whose product MSNEIPSHQLIQTNVMPCKATRLNFSGGHGMDDAHRHNCFQVFLFKKGGGEHMIDFNYYPIEDNSLHFVSEGQVHALNSVEGTEGYVILFTKEIVILNSADKFIFNDFPVFNKSVAPILNPDQEMVADLENMLLMMISEYGKSNPYKENILGSYISILLLKCKTIISEMSEYKRTDSASQELLQKFNNLVEQHFIEFHKVNDYADLLNVTPNHLSETIKKVTGKTAGDSIHERLILEAKRRLLHSSITAKELAYELNFNDPSYFSRFFKTNTGLSPEAFRKEIREKYQH is encoded by the coding sequence ATGTCGAACGAAATTCCATCTCATCAATTAATTCAAACCAATGTGATGCCGTGTAAGGCAACACGCTTGAACTTTTCTGGCGGACATGGAATGGATGATGCGCACCGTCACAACTGTTTTCAAGTGTTTCTGTTTAAGAAGGGTGGAGGAGAGCACATGATTGATTTTAACTATTATCCGATTGAAGACAATAGTTTGCATTTTGTTTCAGAAGGACAAGTACATGCGTTGAACTCGGTGGAAGGCACAGAGGGTTATGTGATTTTATTTACCAAGGAAATTGTGATTTTGAATAGTGCCGATAAATTTATTTTCAATGATTTTCCGGTATTTAATAAAAGTGTTGCACCAATCTTGAATCCTGATCAGGAAATGGTGGCCGACCTTGAAAACATGCTGTTGATGATGATTTCGGAATATGGGAAAAGTAATCCATACAAAGAAAATATATTAGGTTCATACATTTCCATCTTGTTGTTAAAATGTAAAACCATTATTTCGGAAATGTCCGAATACAAACGAACCGACAGTGCTTCACAAGAGTTGTTGCAAAAGTTCAACAACCTGGTGGAACAACATTTTATAGAATTTCATAAGGTGAACGACTATGCCGATCTTTTAAACGTAACACCCAATCATTTGAGTGAAACAATTAAAAAGGTAACCGGTAAAACCGCAGGAGACAGTATTCACGAACGATTGATACTGGAAGCCAAACGGAGATTGTTGCATTCGTCCATCACCGCAAAAGAGTTAGCGTATGAATTAAATTTTAACGACCCTTCCTATTTTAGCCGTTTTTTTAAAACCAATACCGGTTTATCGCCTGAAGCCTTTCGGAAAGAAATCCGTGAAAAGTACCAGCATTAG